One region of Candidatus Thermokryptus mobilis genomic DNA includes:
- a CDS encoding ATP-binding protein has product MPKRGENKELKIDSRLENLHKVREFIRKNAIKFGFDEIEAEKIVLAVDEVCTNSIKHSYRNKPDGEIKIEVKEEKDRFVIIISYGGLPFDPSKVKIESPVEKFKRTGKVKRGKLGMFIVHSFMDDVKYESKGDENVVVLIKFLGRDEKRR; this is encoded by the coding sequence ATGCCAAAAAGAGGAGAAAATAAAGAGCTTAAAATAGACAGCCGGCTTGAAAACCTTCACAAGGTTCGTGAATTTATAAGAAAGAATGCAATTAAATTCGGATTTGATGAGATTGAAGCAGAAAAAATTGTCTTGGCGGTTGATGAAGTGTGCACGAATTCTATTAAGCATTCATATAGAAATAAGCCAGACGGTGAGATTAAAATTGAAGTTAAAGAGGAAAAAGATAGGTTTGTCATCATCATCTCATATGGTGGTTTGCCGTTTGATCCTTCAAAGGTTAAAATTGAATCGCCAGTTGAGAAGTTCAAGCGGACTGGAAAAGTTAAAAGAGGGAAATTGGGGATGTTTATAGTCCATAGTTTTATGGATGATGTTAAATATGAATCCAAGGGAGATGAAAATGTTGTAGTTTTAATAAAATTTTTGGGTAGAGATGAGAAGCGAAGATGA
- a CDS encoding STAS domain-containing protein yields the protein MRKREKNFDVLVSDKNSIKILKLKGYLDAYTSLQLEQMFRDLINSGNFKFVVNMKDLSYISSAGFGVFMAFVDETRKNKGDIKFSCLSEKIDEIFDLLGFKHIFEVYKSDEEAIKSFEKVRGRDAKKRRK from the coding sequence ATGAGAAAAAGAGAAAAAAATTTTGATGTTCTTGTAAGTGATAAGAATTCAATCAAGATTTTGAAGTTGAAGGGCTATCTTGACGCTTATACCTCGCTACAGCTTGAGCAGATGTTCAGAGACCTTATAAATTCTGGAAATTTCAAGTTCGTTGTGAATATGAAGGATTTATCTTACATAAGTAGTGCTGGCTTTGGAGTTTTTATGGCTTTTGTTGACGAGACAAGAAAAAATAAAGGTGATATAAAGTTTTCCTGTCTGTCTGAAAAAATAGATGAGATATTTGACCTTCTCGGATTTAAGCATATATTTGAGGTTTATAAAAGTGATGAAGAGGCGATAAAATCTTTTGAGAAAGTGAGGGGCAGGGATGCCAAAAAGAGGAGAAAATAA
- a CDS encoding PP2C family protein-serine/threonine phosphatase: MRSEDEVIFTLESIFNLGKALSVAKGIDEVFKVFLLSLMGKLRMAKAVGFIIDKNELKPIYSCCSEGVTVMKINPRFIPHGLTRLNDSVIRKFGRDLRSFIRRNRFDYLVPVIWSYKGGSENLGLIFLGGRGKLTNKEIEYVNFVANFTAISLKVMLSIDSLKKNVYTLTMLNEFMQNVFLKNDEGGILNLLALTLIGHFRVNRVVIVKFDGRAHIIFSYPQGQVKTKFLREISKRGGRSDTPIFFYEGNMGRFALLLEYDGRDGKKSFSEDEKNLIRTFFTVSMNAIENLKMLNLRHDVELAYEIQKNLLPREFPENPRFEIGALFLPSRVVSGDYYDVINLSDDEVLLAIADVCGKGLSASLLMSNLQALLHSFILFTTDLVNVVGLLNKMILAHTSSEQFITFFICKVDLKNFVLEYVNAGHNLPILFSNSRFTLLDEGGPVLGVIESEYKLGKIELKRGDLLFLYTDGVTEAINVKGEELGVEKLIEFIKRHRNLSSGEIINSVGEMVSSFSRGVEQNDDITVLVFKIK; this comes from the coding sequence ATGAGAAGCGAAGATGAAGTGATTTTCACGCTTGAATCAATTTTCAATTTGGGGAAAGCGTTAAGTGTTGCAAAAGGAATTGATGAAGTTTTTAAGGTTTTTCTCCTATCTTTGATGGGGAAGTTGAGAATGGCTAAAGCGGTCGGCTTTATAATTGATAAAAATGAATTAAAACCGATTTATTCTTGTTGTTCAGAAGGTGTTACGGTTATGAAAATCAACCCGCGATTTATTCCCCACGGTTTGACGAGATTGAATGACAGTGTGATTAGAAAGTTTGGTCGCGATTTGAGAAGTTTCATCAGGCGAAATCGTTTTGATTATCTTGTCCCGGTGATTTGGTCTTACAAAGGCGGAAGTGAAAATCTTGGTTTAATCTTTCTTGGGGGAAGGGGAAAGCTTACGAATAAGGAGATTGAATATGTTAATTTTGTTGCAAACTTTACAGCAATTTCGCTTAAAGTTATGCTTTCAATAGATTCATTAAAGAAGAATGTTTATACCTTGACGATGCTGAACGAATTTATGCAAAATGTCTTTTTGAAAAATGATGAGGGTGGGATTTTAAATTTACTTGCATTGACCCTGATTGGGCATTTTAGGGTTAATAGAGTTGTGATTGTAAAATTTGACGGGAGGGCTCACATCATTTTTTCATACCCGCAAGGACAGGTGAAGACCAAGTTTTTAAGAGAAATTTCAAAGCGGGGAGGAAGGAGCGATACTCCGATTTTCTTTTATGAGGGCAACATGGGAAGATTTGCTTTGCTTTTAGAATATGATGGTAGGGATGGCAAAAAATCGTTTAGCGAGGATGAAAAGAACTTGATCAGAACTTTTTTCACAGTGTCTATGAATGCGATTGAGAATTTAAAAATGTTAAACTTACGGCATGATGTTGAGCTTGCTTATGAGATACAGAAGAATTTATTACCGAGGGAGTTCCCTGAAAATCCAAGGTTTGAAATTGGAGCGTTATTTCTACCTTCAAGAGTAGTTAGCGGTGATTATTACGATGTTATTAATCTTAGCGATGATGAAGTTTTGCTTGCGATAGCCGATGTTTGTGGGAAAGGTTTATCGGCTTCCCTTCTTATGTCAAATCTTCAAGCTTTGCTTCACAGCTTTATACTTTTCACAACCGATCTTGTCAACGTTGTTGGTCTTTTGAACAAGATGATTTTGGCGCACACATCTTCAGAACAGTTTATAACGTTTTTCATTTGTAAGGTTGACTTGAAAAATTTTGTTCTTGAATATGTGAATGCTGGGCATAACCTGCCGATTTTGTTTTCAAATTCCAGATTTACATTGCTTGATGAGGGAGGTCCAGTTCTCGGAGTTATTGAAAGTGAGTATAAACTTGGAAAGATTGAACTTAAAAGGGGCGACCTTTTATTTCTTTACACCGATGGAGTAACGGAAGCGATAAATGTTAAGGGTGAAGAGCTTGGCGTTGAAAAGCTCATTGAGTTTATAAAAAGACATCGGAACTTATCATCTGGCGAAATTATCAATTCAGTTGGAGAAATGGTTTCGTCTTTTTCTCGCGGGGTAGAGCAAAACGATGATATAACAGTGCTTGTTTTTAAGATAAAGTGA
- a CDS encoding GAF domain-containing SpoIIE family protein phosphatase, which translates to MKGENSETKFLGLGQILFASFLVFVLLAVTLIKKVWPWAPFDFISEILLVALLITFMLIVQPFAKKFEGNPVEALKFISAFLFSLILISFVFKNLINVTRQNNIVVPSRYSDVVMTNLFSVIYIFLVAVIFSIFMKVLFLGRGREVKVKFILTLAFFAFYQSFTDLFESLGKMLRVVVFEPGIAMIIQFFLFMWISIRIPWVISLRKREKYLVLLFSSLTFIFVIFHGSPLITGGGAEALRFYSPLFFSFAHYYFDTFVGVYSFFVFISTIFHLPTTEIYERKVAELSTLQNIGKLVAQMLDIREFSETALKIAMEMTNSKSALIEIKLAENEIICNGIGTDTEKLKEITADKNLDEHLVVSFEDGDILIAPLIAHGKTSGYLSLMKKEGRFDADTLNLALAFADQIAIGVENYKLVMESIEKERLLREFELARQIQKKLLPAVLPKSNKFEMSALSSPAFEVGGDYYDFVIHSDGNLSFIVADVSGKGVSAAFYMAEIKGIFQSISKIYKNPTEFLLAFNDAVYGHVDKKFFITLIYAYFDVKNGSIQIARAGHLPPIFVRGKKVEFLKPPGPGIGLMETKMFERYIKPVKLKLEKDDLLIFYSDGVIEAMNKSWEEFGYNRFADFVLKISKEETEKITRLIFEEIEKYREGEQTFADDLTILAIKWKK; encoded by the coding sequence ATGAAGGGAGAAAACTCCGAAACAAAATTTTTGGGGCTTGGGCAGATATTATTTGCTTCTTTTCTCGTCTTCGTTCTCCTCGCTGTGACGCTAATTAAAAAGGTTTGGCCTTGGGCACCTTTTGACTTTATATCAGAGATTTTGTTGGTTGCCCTTCTGATAACATTTATGTTAATTGTTCAACCGTTTGCGAAGAAGTTTGAGGGGAACCCGGTTGAAGCTCTGAAATTCATCAGCGCTTTTTTATTCTCACTCATCTTGATTTCGTTTGTATTCAAAAACCTGATCAATGTCACAAGACAAAATAACATCGTGGTTCCATCGCGTTACAGCGATGTTGTAATGACTAACCTGTTCAGTGTTATTTACATTTTTTTGGTTGCCGTCATTTTTTCAATTTTTATGAAGGTTTTGTTCCTTGGCAGAGGAAGAGAAGTTAAAGTTAAATTCATTTTAACGCTTGCCTTTTTCGCCTTTTATCAATCTTTTACCGATTTATTTGAATCGCTAGGCAAAATGTTAAGAGTGGTTGTCTTTGAGCCGGGAATTGCGATGATTATCCAGTTCTTTTTATTTATGTGGATTTCCATCAGGATTCCATGGGTGATAAGTTTGAGAAAGCGTGAAAAATATCTCGTCTTATTGTTTTCTTCACTTACTTTTATCTTTGTCATATTTCACGGTAGCCCTCTAATAACTGGCGGAGGTGCTGAGGCGTTGCGTTTTTATTCACCGCTGTTTTTCTCTTTCGCTCATTATTATTTTGACACATTTGTAGGGGTTTATTCTTTTTTTGTTTTCATAAGCACAATTTTTCATCTTCCAACAACTGAAATTTACGAGCGAAAGGTTGCGGAACTTTCAACTTTGCAAAACATCGGCAAACTCGTCGCACAAATGCTTGACATCAGGGAGTTTTCTGAGACAGCTTTAAAAATCGCTATGGAGATGACAAATTCAAAATCGGCTTTGATTGAAATTAAACTTGCTGAAAACGAAATAATTTGCAATGGAATCGGAACTGATACTGAAAAGCTGAAAGAAATAACAGCGGATAAAAATCTTGATGAACATCTCGTCGTTAGTTTTGAGGATGGGGATATTTTGATTGCCCCTCTTATCGCTCACGGGAAAACCTCCGGTTATTTATCTTTGATGAAAAAGGAAGGTAGATTTGACGCTGATACTCTAAACCTTGCGCTTGCTTTTGCAGATCAAATCGCTATAGGCGTTGAGAATTATAAGCTTGTCATGGAATCAATTGAGAAAGAAAGATTGCTGAGGGAGTTTGAACTTGCAAGGCAGATTCAGAAGAAGCTCCTTCCTGCGGTTCTCCCAAAGTCAAATAAGTTTGAGATGTCGGCGCTATCTTCGCCCGCTTTTGAAGTAGGCGGTGATTATTACGACTTCGTTATTCACAGTGATGGAAACCTGTCTTTTATCGTTGCAGATGTTTCTGGCAAAGGGGTTTCGGCAGCTTTTTATATGGCTGAGATAAAAGGGATTTTTCAGTCAATTTCAAAAATTTACAAGAATCCGACCGAGTTCTTGCTTGCGTTCAACGATGCAGTATATGGTCATGTTGATAAAAAGTTTTTCATAACCTTGATTTATGCTTACTTTGATGTGAAGAACGGTTCAATTCAAATTGCAAGGGCGGGACATCTTCCCCCGATATTTGTCAGAGGAAAGAAAGTTGAATTTCTTAAGCCACCAGGACCTGGAATTGGTCTTATGGAGACGAAGATGTTTGAAAGGTATATAAAACCGGTTAAATTAAAACTTGAAAAGGACGACTTGCTTATTTTTTATAGCGATGGTGTTATTGAGGCGATGAATAAAAGTTGGGAGGAGTTCGGCTATAACAGGTTCGCTGATTTTGTTTTGAAAATTTCAAAAGAAGAAACGGAAAAAATAACACGGTTGATTTTTGAAGAAATTGAAAAATATCGGGAAGGTGAGCAAACATTTGCGGATGATTTGACGATTTTGGCAATCAAGTGGAAAAAATAA
- a CDS encoding S8 family peptidase — MKKIFILIFFWSFLFAYEGEEKYWIVFKDKGIYENVSLAKGSVVYERLKGSISRRAFERRLKVVKDESKVFDYYDIPVYEEYVNRIKSLGIKINVISKWLNAVSAFLDSEKINIVKSLPFVASVSPVAKSVRTYVDVYDYGPSERQIRLSGVKKLHEMNIVGKDVIVGVMDTGFRLSHESLVNVDVLAEYDFIFNDSTTANSPQDSPNQDFHGTLVLSVLGGKKEGKIYGVAPGAKFVLAKTEDVRSETPVEEDNWVRAIEWMDSLGVDVVSSSLGYIDWYTYKDMDGNTAKITKAADIAFQKGIVVVNSAGNERNTPWKYIVAPADGKYVIAVGAVDSTGRVASFSSMGPTYDGRIKPDVCALGVSVFGASTGSTSSYVYASGTSLSCPIVAGIAALILSTHPELNSFDVRDAIRNTASRANNPDNDYGWGVVDALSSALYHGPILSNFPEIKENVNGYEISVYAMSKSGIKEIFIMANNQKVPMYPVSENKFAGVLSSLPPQFSIFVIDNQNKTNILTTYLESKPPDKFYLSQNFPNPFNSKTIFLLDVSEPVQVEISIYNILGQKVRTLENRFFSQPIRGYRIVWDGKDEEGRNLPSGVYFCRLESEKFKTVRKVVLMR, encoded by the coding sequence ATGAAGAAAATTTTCATCCTGATTTTTTTCTGGTCGTTTCTTTTCGCTTATGAAGGTGAAGAAAAGTATTGGATTGTCTTTAAAGATAAAGGGATTTATGAGAATGTTTCGCTTGCAAAGGGAAGCGTTGTTTATGAAAGATTAAAGGGGTCAATTTCAAGGAGGGCTTTTGAAAGGAGATTGAAAGTCGTTAAGGATGAGTCAAAGGTTTTTGATTATTATGACATTCCAGTTTATGAGGAATATGTGAATAGAATTAAGTCGCTTGGTATAAAGATAAATGTAATCTCAAAGTGGCTCAACGCTGTGAGCGCATTTCTTGATAGCGAAAAAATTAACATAGTTAAGTCACTGCCTTTTGTAGCGTCTGTAAGCCCAGTTGCAAAAAGCGTTAGGACATATGTTGATGTTTATGACTATGGACCGTCAGAGCGACAGATAAGATTATCCGGGGTTAAGAAGTTGCACGAGATGAACATCGTTGGAAAGGATGTTATCGTTGGAGTTATGGATACTGGTTTTAGACTATCGCATGAGTCGCTTGTAAATGTTGATGTTTTGGCTGAGTATGATTTTATATTTAACGATTCAACGACGGCAAATTCACCTCAAGATTCACCAAATCAGGATTTTCATGGTACGCTTGTTCTATCGGTTCTTGGGGGAAAGAAGGAGGGCAAGATTTATGGTGTCGCACCAGGGGCTAAATTTGTACTTGCTAAAACGGAGGATGTGAGAAGCGAGACGCCAGTAGAAGAGGATAACTGGGTCAGAGCTATTGAGTGGATGGATTCACTCGGGGTTGATGTTGTTTCAAGTTCGCTTGGATATATTGATTGGTATACCTACAAGGATATGGATGGGAACACGGCAAAAATAACAAAAGCTGCGGACATCGCATTTCAAAAGGGAATTGTTGTTGTTAATTCCGCCGGGAACGAAAGGAACACTCCATGGAAGTATATCGTTGCTCCTGCGGATGGGAAATATGTGATAGCTGTTGGCGCTGTTGATTCAACTGGGAGAGTTGCTTCTTTTAGTTCTATGGGGCCAACTTATGACGGAAGAATAAAACCAGATGTTTGTGCGCTTGGCGTTTCTGTTTTCGGTGCTTCAACTGGTTCAACTTCAAGTTATGTTTATGCTTCTGGGACATCGCTTTCTTGTCCAATTGTAGCTGGAATCGCTGCTTTAATTTTATCAACTCATCCCGAACTTAACTCTTTTGATGTAAGGGATGCAATAAGAAACACCGCAAGCAGAGCGAATAACCCAGATAATGACTACGGTTGGGGCGTTGTTGATGCTCTTTCATCTGCTTTGTATCACGGACCAATTTTGAGCAATTTCCCGGAAATAAAGGAAAACGTAAATGGTTATGAGATATCCGTTTATGCTATGTCCAAAAGCGGGATAAAGGAGATTTTCATAATGGCAAACAATCAAAAAGTTCCGATGTACCCTGTTTCCGAAAATAAATTCGCTGGCGTGTTAAGTTCGCTACCGCCTCAATTTTCAATTTTTGTCATTGACAATCAAAATAAGACCAACATCTTGACGACATATCTTGAGTCAAAACCGCCTGACAAGTTTTATCTTTCCCAGAATTTTCCCAACCCGTTCAACTCCAAAACGATTTTTCTTCTTGATGTATCTGAGCCAGTTCAGGTAGAAATTTCAATTTATAATATCCTCGGTCAAAAGGTTAGGACGCTTGAAAATAGATTTTTTTCGCAACCTATCAGAGGTTATAGGATAGTTTGGGATGGGAAAGATGAGGAAGGGAGAAATTTGCCAAGTGGTGTTTATTTTTGCAGGCTTGAGTCGGAGAAATTTAAAACTGTCCGAAAGGTTGTTTTGATGAGATGA
- the thiL gene encoding thiamine-phosphate kinase, translating to MDSNFTDISMIGEFGLIARLSQIVQPYRDTLIVKGIGDDAAVYIPADGKVQVVTTDALIEGVHFDLTYVSMRNLGWKSMAVNLSDLCSMLAIPRYALITIAIPRKISVEMIEDFYLGVKSASNEFNFAVIGGDTTTTFGNMAISVTMIGEAEKDFIPYRSGAKVGDYICVTGKPGLSYAGLKILIREKKKFLESEDKENFKPNFEPFLKAIEKHLKPIPRFDVVNKMINEKVKVNAMIDISDGLSSDLLHICRQSGVGAEIYETSLPIDDMVKKVAEEFGEDYLNYALYGGEDYELLFTVSESELKKLDALADDVKVIGRILDREQGIKLIKSDNSQRDLEAGGWDHFKIKSQSL from the coding sequence ATGGATAGCAACTTCACAGATATCTCAATGATTGGTGAGTTCGGGTTAATTGCGAGGTTAAGTCAGATAGTTCAACCGTATCGTGATACTTTAATCGTAAAGGGCATTGGTGATGATGCTGCTGTTTATATCCCAGCGGATGGAAAAGTTCAAGTCGTGACAACGGATGCACTAATTGAGGGGGTTCATTTTGACTTGACATATGTGTCAATGAGAAATCTTGGGTGGAAATCAATGGCGGTTAATTTAAGTGACCTTTGTTCTATGCTTGCTATTCCGAGATATGCTTTAATTACTATTGCCATCCCGAGGAAGATTTCGGTTGAGATGATTGAGGATTTTTATTTAGGCGTGAAGTCGGCTTCAAATGAATTTAATTTTGCTGTAATTGGTGGAGATACAACAACGACCTTCGGAAATATGGCTATTTCAGTAACAATGATAGGTGAGGCGGAAAAAGACTTTATCCCGTATCGTAGCGGTGCGAAAGTCGGTGATTATATCTGCGTAACAGGAAAACCAGGTTTATCGTATGCAGGATTGAAGATACTTATACGCGAAAAGAAAAAATTTCTTGAATCGGAAGATAAGGAAAATTTCAAACCAAATTTTGAACCATTTTTGAAAGCAATTGAAAAACATCTTAAACCCATCCCGAGATTTGATGTCGTCAATAAAATGATAAATGAAAAAGTGAAAGTAAACGCAATGATTGATATAAGCGATGGTTTGTCTTCGGATTTGTTGCATATATGTCGGCAAAGTGGCGTTGGAGCTGAAATTTACGAAACAAGTTTGCCGATTGATGATATGGTGAAGAAGGTCGCGGAAGAATTCGGAGAAGATTATTTGAATTACGCTCTTTATGGTGGCGAGGACTATGAACTTTTATTTACTGTTTCCGAGTCGGAGTTAAAGAAACTTGATGCTCTTGCTGATGATGTGAAAGTAATTGGAAGAATCCTTGATCGTGAGCAGGGGATAAAGTTGATAAAGTCAGATAATAGCCAAAGAGACCTTGAAGCCGGGGGATGGGACCATTTTAAAATAAAGTCGCAAAGTTTATGA